The following coding sequences are from one Methanococcoides orientis window:
- the radC gene encoding RadC family protein: MPDHKVRIHDMPEEERPRERLLKYGPSSLSNAELLSIILRTGSKDENVLNMCARILSEYNLKQLSQANISQLTKMRGIGPAKATQIAAVFELARKLEVFMDDPKRKIRSAGDVYSLLYPKHRELKKEILTALYLDTKNQILREEVVSIGSLNANIVHPREVFKSALMESSASVILTHNHPSGDPSPSREDIAVTEKLVEGGKILGINVLDHVIIGDGRYVSLKEEGFIS; the protein is encoded by the coding sequence ATGCCTGACCATAAAGTGCGTATACATGACATGCCTGAAGAGGAACGCCCAAGGGAGCGCCTGCTAAAGTACGGCCCCAGCTCACTTTCCAATGCAGAGCTGCTGTCAATTATCCTTCGCACAGGCTCAAAGGACGAGAACGTCCTGAACATGTGTGCACGCATACTTTCTGAATATAACCTGAAGCAGCTCAGCCAGGCAAACATCAGCCAGCTAACAAAGATGCGTGGTATTGGTCCTGCAAAGGCTACACAGATAGCTGCCGTTTTTGAACTTGCAAGAAAGCTGGAGGTCTTCATGGATGATCCCAAACGGAAGATACGATCAGCCGGTGATGTCTATTCACTCCTTTATCCAAAGCACAGGGAGCTCAAAAAGGAAATTCTCACTGCTCTCTACCTTGACACCAAGAACCAGATCCTTCGGGAAGAGGTCGTATCCATTGGCAGCCTGAACGCGAACATCGTCCACCCTCGCGAGGTGTTCAAGTCAGCACTTATGGAGTCATCAGCATCTGTCATACTGACTCATAACCACCCTTCAGGCGACCCGTCACCAAGCAGGGAGGACATAGCTGTTACTGAAAAGCTTGTTGAGGGTGGGAAGATCCTCGGGATCAATGTTCTGGATCATGTGATAATCGGGGATGGCAGGTATGTCAGTCTGAAAGAGGAAGGTTTCATCAGTTGA
- a CDS encoding dihydrofolate reductase family protein gives MSRNVILYIAMSLDGYIARKNGDVDWLEGDGSEPDEDIGYDEFYGSVDTVIMGRKTYDQILTFGEYPYKGTRGYVYTSEKRDNNEDVEFTDENVEDLIGKLKRENGRDVWIIGGAGLIDDFIKKDLIDEYFISVIPCVLGEGISLFKDKNPEIKLKLLKNETVNGIAMLHYAKR, from the coding sequence ATGAGTCGAAATGTTATTTTGTATATTGCAATGAGTCTAGATGGCTACATCGCACGAAAGAATGGGGATGTTGACTGGCTGGAAGGTGATGGCTCTGAACCTGATGAGGATATTGGTTATGATGAATTCTATGGATCCGTTGATACAGTGATCATGGGTCGGAAGACATACGACCAGATACTTACTTTCGGAGAATATCCATACAAGGGGACCAGAGGATATGTTTACACATCAGAAAAAAGGGACAACAACGAAGATGTTGAATTTACTGATGAAAATGTCGAAGATCTCATTGGAAAACTAAAACGAGAAAATGGGAGAGATGTCTGGATAATAGGCGGTGCAGGACTTATTGATGACTTCATAAAGAAAGACCTGATCGATGAATACTTTATTTCTGTTATCCCCTGTGTCCTGGGAGAAGGGATCTCTCTTTTCAAAGACAAAAATCCTGAGATCAAGCTGAAATTGTTAAAGAATGAAACTGTGAATGGAATTGCAATGCTCCATTATGCAAAAAGATAA
- a CDS encoding MarR family winged helix-turn-helix transcriptional regulator, with amino-acid sequence MPDQLSFENVSIYYNKIVNDGKPDNNRDLSARLYLYLTQIKTLGDPTMSELASSVRVSKPAVSNAVKKLQEMGLVAVRESTQDRRFSHLCISDTGKEVLEVLDSADQQFFRKIEEILGDDDFKLFANLWNRISRGLEEETK; translated from the coding sequence ATGCCTGATCAACTATCTTTTGAAAATGTTAGCATATACTACAACAAGATCGTTAATGATGGGAAACCTGACAATAACAGGGACCTGAGTGCAAGATTGTACTTGTATCTCACTCAGATCAAGACATTAGGTGACCCAACCATGTCAGAACTGGCAAGCAGTGTGAGGGTATCAAAACCTGCTGTAAGCAATGCGGTCAAAAAGCTTCAGGAGATGGGACTTGTAGCTGTCCGGGAATCCACTCAGGACAGACGTTTCTCTCACCTATGTATTTCCGACACTGGAAAAGAAGTTCTTGAAGTTCTTGATTCTGCAGATCAACAGTTCTTCAGAAAGATAGAGGAAATACTTGGTGATGACGACTTCAAGCTATTCGCAAATTTATGGAATCGGATCTCCAGAGGACTTGAAGAGGAAACTAAGTAA
- the mmp11 gene encoding methanogenesis marker protein 11, which yields MKEVELTDPYTIPYRGIYVVCDEENKSAEIIEHTNCYSGAAWSRFHYARSPLIQQARAVGDMTRYLMSTGVCDLSLQPSVAAAGIESVVVEGDEVSITYAGLGGGGVGATKCRAFAQGVLRYDVSESGGGKAAKGTIVVPRRERVLIGIDDTDTKEEGATWSMTHNIATALNCNESVYLSHSLVQLFPVSAKTQNCVSTVLEFGCVSKEAKQELLENLKAALLKYSVSDETGMVVLSSFEATRMEEYSTMCRSGELTKDIAMEHAEKNGVDVWLDGNGVIGALASLAWFARPDESVDLDAKL from the coding sequence ATGAAAGAAGTAGAACTCACAGACCCCTACACCATTCCTTACAGGGGCATATATGTAGTCTGCGATGAAGAGAATAAGAGCGCAGAGATAATTGAGCATACCAATTGCTATAGTGGGGCTGCATGGTCACGTTTCCATTATGCGAGATCTCCACTGATACAGCAGGCACGTGCTGTGGGGGACATGACTCGCTATCTTATGAGTACCGGGGTATGCGACCTGTCACTTCAGCCATCTGTGGCTGCTGCAGGGATCGAGTCCGTTGTGGTTGAAGGCGATGAGGTCTCAATAACCTATGCAGGTCTTGGTGGCGGCGGTGTGGGTGCTACGAAATGCAGGGCATTTGCACAGGGAGTATTGCGCTACGACGTTAGTGAATCCGGTGGCGGGAAAGCTGCCAAAGGCACTATTGTAGTTCCGAGACGTGAGCGTGTCCTTATCGGCATCGATGATACCGATACAAAGGAAGAGGGAGCCACGTGGTCCATGACACACAACATTGCAACGGCGCTGAACTGCAACGAATCCGTTTATCTTTCACATTCACTTGTACAGCTATTCCCGGTATCAGCAAAGACGCAGAACTGTGTTTCCACTGTGCTGGAGTTCGGTTGTGTCAGCAAGGAAGCAAAGCAGGAGCTTCTGGAAAACCTGAAGGCTGCGCTCCTTAAATACAGTGTTTCCGATGAGACCGGAATGGTCGTACTATCATCTTTTGAAGCTACCAGGATGGAGGAATACAGCACCATGTGCCGTAGCGGGGAGCTAACTAAGGATATCGCCATGGAACATGCAGAGAAGAACGGTGTTGATGTCTGGCTCGATGGGAACGGTGTCATTGGTGCTCTTGCATCACTTGCATGGTTCGCACGACCTGATGAATCGGTAGATCTGGACGCAAAGTTATGA
- a CDS encoding thiamine pyrophosphate-dependent enzyme produces MTGTDKRIGTSEISGLEALYFGLIDSNVEFVTGVAGFPVTAVMNYFEKNLGPEIPTLWMTNEKVALEAALGASVSGKRSLVLTKHVGMNVLSDPLVTSVTHTIGAGLVIVAGDDPGVRASQNEQDSRWYGEVAEVAVFDPSNPEATYSSLIRAFELSESTKTPVIVRITDRLEKTTGTVTRSDDIKTETEAKATFDRSIWKLTMRGKHQHFHINVQPLLVDEAENNPLTRSVKAGKSNKIGIISSGYPSLLVDELLSEKQLEVSHLSLNVVSPLPLRKLRDFISDHEKVLVVEESEAFMESHIGICGNVLGKMSGHLPYGRIEKDQIALAIENIDKDKVTEYTFIETIKGRGSRSLCEDCLFLPVYRMLHDLNILIAGDMGCSIRSAPAPLEAVDVGFALGAAISTAIGFDKKSVAVIGDFGLSHSGIVGLINAVETKRDVLVMVLDNRTAAMTGGQSTPDLTDAVKGLCDDVTLFEFNDPELAESRIKELAGLVRDKLSVKGVSVIYVRAECVLYK; encoded by the coding sequence ATGACCGGAACTGACAAGAGAATCGGAACTTCAGAGATCTCCGGACTTGAAGCACTCTATTTTGGATTGATCGACAGCAACGTGGAGTTTGTCACAGGAGTTGCCGGCTTTCCTGTCACTGCCGTAATGAACTATTTTGAGAAGAATCTCGGACCTGAAATTCCCACGCTCTGGATGACGAACGAGAAGGTCGCCCTGGAGGCAGCACTTGGTGCCTCAGTTTCAGGCAAACGATCTCTTGTCCTCACAAAGCATGTGGGCATGAACGTCCTTTCCGACCCCCTTGTTACATCTGTCACCCACACCATTGGTGCCGGGTTAGTGATCGTAGCAGGAGATGATCCCGGGGTCAGAGCATCCCAGAACGAGCAGGATTCACGATGGTACGGCGAGGTTGCAGAGGTTGCTGTATTCGACCCGTCGAATCCGGAGGCTACTTACAGTTCACTTATCAGGGCTTTCGAACTCTCCGAAAGTACGAAAACTCCTGTGATAGTCAGGATAACCGACCGCCTGGAAAAAACCACTGGAACTGTTACAAGATCAGATGACATTAAAACAGAGACCGAAGCAAAAGCCACATTTGACAGGTCGATCTGGAAGCTGACAATGCGTGGCAAGCACCAGCATTTTCACATAAATGTACAGCCGTTGCTTGTGGATGAAGCAGAGAACAACCCTCTGACCCGATCTGTTAAAGCTGGTAAGTCAAACAAGATCGGAATCATATCTTCAGGCTATCCCTCTTTACTTGTGGATGAACTATTGTCCGAAAAACAGCTTGAGGTCTCGCATCTTTCACTTAATGTCGTATCCCCTCTTCCTCTCAGGAAATTAAGGGATTTCATATCCGATCATGAAAAGGTTCTCGTCGTTGAGGAAAGTGAGGCCTTTATGGAATCCCATATCGGCATCTGTGGGAACGTGCTTGGAAAGATGAGCGGACATCTCCCCTATGGTCGTATTGAAAAAGATCAGATTGCTCTTGCCATCGAGAACATTGATAAAGATAAGGTAACTGAATATACTTTCATTGAGACCATCAAGGGACGAGGTTCCCGCTCGTTGTGCGAGGACTGTCTTTTCCTCCCGGTCTACAGAATGCTTCACGACCTGAACATTCTGATAGCAGGCGACATGGGCTGCTCCATACGCAGTGCCCCTGCACCCCTTGAAGCCGTTGATGTCGGCTTTGCACTCGGTGCCGCTATTTCCACAGCCATAGGTTTCGACAAGAAGTCCGTTGCCGTTATAGGCGATTTCGGACTTTCCCATTCCGGGATCGTAGGTCTGATAAACGCTGTTGAGACCAAACGTGACGTGCTGGTAATGGTACTGGACAACAGGACAGCAGCAATGACTGGTGGACAATCCACACCTGACCTTACTGATGCTGTAAAAGGGCTCTGTGATGATGTCACTTTGTTTGAGTTCAATGATCCGGAGCTTGCTGAGAGCAGGATAAAGGAACTTGCAGGGCTTGTGAGGGATAAGCTTTCTGTGAAGGGTGTCTCTGTTATTTATGTCAGGGCTGAATGTGTTTTGTATAAGTGA
- a CDS encoding APC family permease, giving the protein MGEEVTLKRELGLLEITLSGVGSILGAGIYVLIGKAAGLSGNTLWLSFLFAAIAAGLTAISYMELSSMFPKAGAEYEYVRNAFGEFLGLLIGLLVIFVEIISSSTVALGFAEYFGVLFHTPAIPSAIALILLFTLILFVGIKQSARAAILMTVIEMIGLLVIISIGLPYMGSVDYLEVQSLSGIFEASALVFFAFLGFEEIVKLSQETKDPHRTTPRALIIAIATTVLLYILVALAAVSVLDWRVLSTSSAPLAEVASVALGSNAFVILSLIALFSTANTVLLMQIGGSRILYGMAESGSLPSLISWVHPKTRTPLVSILVFTSLSIMFVFIGDIEIVANMTNFMVFIIFITINLSLIWLRYSRPDIERPFRIPFNIGRFPLSPLFGILCALLLFAHLSLEVIVYGFILLLVGVVVVFIRLKSQSNLY; this is encoded by the coding sequence ATGGGAGAAGAGGTTACTCTTAAAAGAGAGCTTGGGCTTTTGGAGATCACACTCAGTGGTGTGGGAAGCATACTGGGAGCCGGTATATATGTTCTTATTGGAAAGGCAGCAGGTCTTTCGGGCAATACCCTTTGGTTGTCCTTTTTGTTTGCTGCCATTGCTGCCGGGCTTACCGCTATAAGTTACATGGAGCTTTCATCCATGTTCCCCAAGGCAGGGGCCGAATATGAGTATGTCAGGAATGCCTTCGGCGAGTTCCTGGGTCTTCTTATAGGCCTGCTGGTCATTTTCGTGGAGATTATTTCAAGCTCTACCGTTGCCCTTGGCTTTGCGGAATATTTCGGGGTTCTGTTTCACACCCCTGCTATTCCCTCAGCTATCGCTCTTATACTGCTTTTCACATTGATCCTTTTCGTGGGTATTAAGCAATCTGCAAGGGCTGCCATTCTTATGACCGTCATCGAGATGATAGGCTTGCTTGTGATAATCTCCATAGGTCTTCCCTATATGGGTTCTGTGGACTATCTGGAGGTACAGAGTCTGTCAGGCATATTTGAGGCATCAGCGCTTGTTTTCTTTGCATTCCTCGGCTTTGAGGAGATAGTAAAGCTATCACAAGAGACAAAGGACCCTCATAGGACGACACCCCGAGCCCTTATAATTGCCATTGCAACCACTGTATTGCTTTACATACTTGTTGCATTGGCTGCTGTGAGTGTCCTTGACTGGAGGGTATTGTCAACGTCTTCGGCTCCTCTGGCAGAGGTTGCATCCGTGGCGTTGGGCAGCAATGCATTTGTCATCCTTTCGTTGATAGCTCTTTTCTCGACTGCCAATACCGTTCTGCTTATGCAGATCGGGGGCTCGAGGATACTCTATGGTATGGCGGAATCTGGTTCACTTCCCTCATTGATCTCCTGGGTTCATCCAAAGACAAGGACTCCATTGGTCTCTATATTAGTGTTCACATCACTCTCAATAATGTTTGTTTTCATAGGTGATATCGAGATCGTGGCGAATATGACCAATTTCATGGTCTTTATCATCTTTATAACGATCAATCTTTCACTGATATGGTTGAGGTACTCAAGACCCGATATCGAAAGACCATTCAGGATTCCCTTTAACATAGGCCGTTTTCCCCTTTCACCGCTTTTTGGTATATTATGTGCCCTTTTGCTCTTTGCACACCTGAGTCTTGAGGTCATTGTCTATGGTTTTATTTTATTGCTTGTGGGTGTCGTGGTAGTATTTATCAGGTTAAAGAGCCAAAGTAATTTATACTGA
- a CDS encoding CRISPR-associated protein Cas1: MNGKAEYRKKNNSWGSVLLFKARELSHHLVGKRKAAEFMKTVYVGERDDSDLLRKKIIDISYTEWKKMGFSKGTLHYIKQNTKSDKPFTLNVHVRERLEKWDSTASIVS, encoded by the coding sequence ATGAACGGTAAGGCCGAGTACAGAAAGAAGAACAATTCCTGGGGATCTGTACTGTTGTTCAAGGCAAGGGAGCTTAGCCATCATCTTGTTGGGAAGAGGAAAGCTGCTGAGTTCATGAAGACTGTTTATGTAGGTGAAAGGGATGATTCTGATCTGTTGAGGAAGAAGATCATTGACATATCTTATACTGAGTGGAAGAAGATGGGATTTTCCAAAGGTACGTTGCATTATATAAAGCAAAATACAAAGAGTGATAAGCCATTTACTCTCAATGTTCATGTGAGGGAGAGATTGGAAAAATGGGATTCAACGGCTTCTATTGTTTCATGA
- a CDS encoding amidase, translating to MDKIIYSSAKALAQSIRAKEISSEEVVEAYLQQIEEVNPELNAIVQLQANEAREQARKADAALARGDIKGPLHGVPFTVKDNAEIKGIICTSGTKGRSSFVPAQDATIVTRMKDAGGILLGKTNLPELALALESDNLVYGRTSNPYDLSRTSGGSSGGEASIIAAGGSPLGLGNDAGGSIRLPSHFCGIAGIKPTAGRVPLTGHFPTPFGHIVQLWQAGPMARFVEDLILTLPIIAGVDWRDPAIAPMPLGDPDKVEINKLRAAVYTDNGIIPPTPETAKVVMKTLRVLSDAGMDVTEDMPEGIEQSFWLENAMFEADAGYWIEKSLEAAGTTEIHPWTKVTLEECHAEAGSSADFSELLIQLDIFRSKMLSFMENYDVMICPVCAYPAIPHGTWLENFPAFSYTMTYNLTGWPAAVVRAGTSPEGLPIGVQVVARPWREDVALAVVQYIEKVLGGWQPPQL from the coding sequence TTGGACAAAATCATCTACTCATCTGCGAAGGCACTGGCACAATCTATTCGTGCAAAAGAGATCAGTTCTGAAGAAGTTGTTGAAGCATACTTGCAGCAGATCGAAGAAGTAAATCCTGAATTGAACGCGATCGTACAACTTCAAGCCAATGAGGCTCGGGAACAGGCCCGAAAGGCCGATGCTGCTCTTGCACGGGGAGATATTAAAGGGCCACTTCACGGTGTACCATTTACGGTCAAAGATAATGCAGAGATAAAAGGAATTATTTGCACATCAGGAACTAAAGGGCGTTCATCTTTTGTTCCAGCTCAGGACGCTACCATTGTAACCCGAATGAAGGATGCAGGAGGAATCTTATTGGGAAAGACCAATCTCCCGGAGCTGGCTCTTGCCCTTGAGAGCGACAATCTGGTTTATGGACGTACATCGAACCCTTACGATCTTTCACGTACATCCGGAGGTAGCAGTGGAGGAGAAGCATCCATTATTGCTGCGGGCGGATCCCCATTAGGCCTTGGCAATGATGCAGGGGGAAGCATTCGTTTACCGTCCCATTTCTGTGGTATAGCCGGCATCAAGCCGACTGCAGGAAGAGTTCCATTAACAGGCCACTTTCCGACTCCATTTGGACACATAGTTCAATTATGGCAGGCCGGACCAATGGCAAGGTTCGTAGAAGATCTGATATTAACACTTCCAATTATTGCAGGTGTAGACTGGCGCGATCCTGCGATCGCCCCTATGCCACTGGGTGATCCTGATAAAGTTGAGATAAATAAACTGCGTGCTGCTGTCTACACAGATAATGGTATCATACCGCCCACACCGGAAACAGCTAAGGTAGTGATGAAAACCTTAAGGGTACTTTCAGATGCAGGCATGGATGTGACAGAAGACATGCCTGAAGGAATTGAACAGTCTTTTTGGCTCGAGAATGCTATGTTTGAAGCAGACGCCGGATATTGGATTGAAAAGTCCTTAGAGGCTGCAGGGACAACTGAAATACATCCCTGGACAAAAGTTACTTTAGAAGAGTGCCATGCTGAAGCCGGATCATCTGCTGATTTCAGTGAATTGCTGATCCAGTTGGACATTTTCCGCAGTAAAATGCTCTCTTTCATGGAGAACTATGATGTGATGATCTGTCCTGTGTGTGCCTATCCTGCCATTCCTCATGGAACCTGGCTCGAAAACTTCCCTGCTTTTAGCTATACCATGACCTATAACCTGACCGGATGGCCTGCTGCAGTTGTCCGTGCCGGTACTTCACCGGAAGGACTGCCCATTGGTGTACAGGTGGTGGCTCGTCCATGGCGAGAAGATGTTGCTCTGGCTGTGGTGCAATACATCGAGAAAGTCCTGGGTGGCTGGCAGCCTCCACAGCTCTGA
- a CDS encoding DUF4386 domain-containing protein, with amino-acid sequence MEIIDKKMDSHRKTATIVGILFIFAIVMLFVGEALYKPILDSPDYLDNAYPNKTVVITGILLEFTGVPAVVLLSLLLFPVLKRHNEVLALGYVVFRLFEAALLSVAYISKLSLVNLSQDYLSKGGVDASYFQYIGSSIQSVNHWAGTQGLIYHIAFALGSMMLYYVLYRSKLVPRFISAWGFIAAIALLIGSVLINIGIFAGVSEVGLELIFALPIAVAEIMLSIWLIVKGFDPSAITSAYAKTDTNEV; translated from the coding sequence ATGGAAATAATCGATAAAAAGATGGATTCTCACAGAAAGACCGCAACAATCGTGGGAATATTGTTCATATTTGCGATCGTCATGCTTTTTGTTGGAGAAGCTCTTTACAAACCTATTCTGGATTCTCCGGATTACCTGGATAATGCTTATCCAAACAAAACAGTTGTAATAACTGGAATACTGCTGGAATTTACAGGTGTTCCTGCAGTAGTTCTCTTATCATTGCTCTTGTTCCCCGTCTTAAAAAGACACAATGAAGTTCTGGCCCTGGGGTATGTTGTTTTCAGATTGTTTGAGGCTGCGCTTTTAAGTGTTGCTTATATCAGTAAGCTGTCACTGGTCAATCTAAGCCAGGATTATTTGAGTAAAGGAGGGGTAGATGCTTCATATTTCCAGTACATAGGAAGCTCGATACAGTCAGTTAATCACTGGGCTGGCACACAGGGACTGATCTATCATATCGCTTTTGCTTTAGGGTCCATGATGCTTTATTATGTATTGTATAGATCAAAACTCGTTCCACGATTCATATCAGCATGGGGTTTTATTGCTGCTATAGCTTTGCTGATCGGTTCTGTGCTGATCAATATTGGCATATTCGCTGGAGTTTCTGAAGTGGGATTGGAGCTCATCTTTGCCCTTCCAATCGCTGTGGCTGAGATCATGCTCTCGATATGGCTCATAGTGAAAGGGTTCGATCCATCCGCGATCACTTCCGCGTATGCAAAAACAGATACAAACGAAGTTTGA
- a CDS encoding NAD(P)-dependent alcohol dehydrogenase: protein MKAIVAAKYGSLDVLELKEVAKPIPKDNEVLVKIHAAAVTISDIMMLRGSPVITRFFTGLLRPRMAIQGSEFAGEVEAVGKDVKRFKEGDKVFGTNGSNLGCYAELVCIPEEGFLDIMPDNMSYEEAAPVCGALAAWNFLKDKANVQSGQKVLINGASGSMGTAAIQIARYFGAEVTGVCSTTNLELVKSLGADKVIDHTKEDFTKSGETYDIIFDAESKTSFSRSKGSLTQKGIYLKTFPGIAILLQMLWTSKIGSKKAKFSATGLLPVPERLIFLKDLKELIEAGILKSVIDRSYPLEQIVEAYKYVETEEEVGNIVITVGYSNNI from the coding sequence ATGAAAGCGATTGTAGCCGCAAAATATGGGTCACTGGATGTTCTTGAGTTAAAGGAAGTGGCTAAACCTATCCCAAAGGACAATGAAGTTCTTGTAAAAATTCATGCAGCAGCAGTAACAATATCAGATATAATGATGCTAAGGGGTTCCCCGGTTATAACAAGATTTTTTACTGGTCTTTTAAGGCCAAGAATGGCTATACAAGGCTCGGAGTTTGCTGGAGAGGTCGAAGCAGTAGGCAAAGATGTAAAGCGATTTAAAGAAGGTGACAAGGTATTTGGAACGAATGGTTCCAATCTTGGTTGTTATGCCGAGCTTGTATGTATTCCTGAAGAGGGGTTTCTGGATATAATGCCAGACAACATGTCCTATGAGGAAGCTGCTCCCGTCTGTGGGGCATTAGCAGCATGGAATTTCCTTAAAGATAAGGCAAATGTTCAGAGCGGGCAGAAAGTCCTTATCAATGGCGCTTCTGGAAGTATGGGTACAGCTGCGATACAGATCGCCAGGTACTTTGGAGCAGAAGTTACCGGAGTATGCAGTACCACGAATTTAGAACTGGTAAAATCTCTGGGAGCAGATAAGGTAATTGATCACACCAAAGAGGATTTTACCAAAAGCGGTGAGACATATGACATTATCTTTGACGCGGAAAGCAAGACTTCATTTTCACGTTCTAAAGGCTCTCTAACGCAAAAAGGCATCTATCTTAAAACATTCCCTGGGATAGCAATTCTTCTTCAAATGTTGTGGACTTCAAAGATAGGCAGCAAAAAAGCCAAGTTTTCGGCCACAGGCCTTCTGCCAGTTCCAGAGCGTCTGATCTTCCTCAAAGATCTTAAAGAACTTATTGAGGCTGGGATACTAAAATCAGTCATTGACAGAAGTTATCCGCTGGAACAAATTGTCGAGGCTTACAAGTATGTCGAAACAGAGGAAGAAGTAGGAAATATAGTCATAACTGTTGGATATAGTAACAATATCTGA
- a CDS encoding YkgJ family cysteine cluster protein has translation MNSVIMVKKAIHYNVIQNILQYYECPDTCKAECCRNGRVHIFEDEFNLLKENDHERTNGIRSDVLYPALYIMNNPCSFLNQINRCETYERRPTVCGMYPFKVNNSGTTLGLQPCPLGFMIIKDISSWATDTISKADIPAAEKVEKMMQWEISLESYAIEASEFHSRESLQEMQIPYDELEMLSMFLLSKNALKKIPDVSDIQKKHCSI, from the coding sequence TTGAACTCTGTTATAATGGTAAAAAAAGCTATTCACTACAATGTGATACAGAACATTCTGCAATACTATGAATGTCCTGATACCTGTAAGGCTGAATGTTGCAGGAATGGACGGGTTCATATATTCGAAGACGAGTTCAATCTTCTGAAGGAAAATGATCATGAAAGAACGAATGGTATTAGAAGTGATGTTCTGTATCCAGCTCTTTACATTATGAACAATCCATGTTCTTTTCTCAACCAGATTAACAGGTGTGAAACCTATGAAAGAAGACCAACTGTCTGTGGTATGTACCCGTTCAAGGTGAACAATTCAGGGACAACATTGGGATTACAACCATGTCCATTGGGTTTTATGATCATCAAAGACATATCATCCTGGGCAACGGATACAATATCGAAAGCAGATATTCCTGCTGCTGAAAAAGTTGAAAAAATGATGCAATGGGAGATAAGCCTCGAGTCTTATGCAATCGAGGCCTCGGAATTTCATTCCAGAGAGTCCCTGCAAGAGATGCAGATACCTTACGATGAACTTGAGATGCTATCCATGTTCCTGCTATCTAAAAATGCATTAAAGAAGATCCCCGACGTATCTGACATACAGAAGAAACATTGTTCAATATAA
- a CDS encoding DUF4386 domain-containing protein, with protein MNSNIKTARIVGILFIIATVAYSLGVILLDPILGASDYLTIVSGNENQMMIGSFLVLIDAVAVAGIGIMIYPILKKHSESLALGYAGARIAEGVLFTINVIAILTLLALSQDFVKAGSPDASYYQTFGTILLAAGDLAFLFGFAVAFTISALILNYLLYRSNLVPRWLSGWGFAGAALLWVYYLLQSFNIDLLGILFIPIAVQEMVFAVWLIVKGFDPHAIDYGDVNTDTNEIK; from the coding sequence ATGAATTCAAACATAAAGACCGCAAGAATTGTAGGAATATTGTTTATAATTGCGACAGTTGCATACTCACTTGGTGTTATTTTATTAGACCCAATTCTGGGGGCTTCAGATTATCTTACTATTGTTTCTGGAAATGAGAACCAGATGATGATAGGTTCGTTCCTTGTATTGATCGATGCCGTTGCAGTTGCTGGTATTGGAATAATGATATATCCGATTCTTAAAAAGCATAGTGAATCTTTAGCTCTTGGGTACGCTGGTGCCAGGATCGCGGAGGGCGTACTTTTTACTATTAATGTGATTGCCATACTGACATTACTGGCATTAAGTCAGGACTTTGTGAAGGCGGGATCTCCGGATGCTTCCTATTATCAAACCTTTGGGACTATATTGCTGGCAGCAGGAGATCTGGCTTTTTTGTTTGGGTTCGCAGTTGCTTTTACTATATCTGCTCTGATCTTGAATTATTTATTGTATCGATCAAACCTTGTTCCCCGATGGCTATCAGGCTGGGGCTTTGCTGGAGCTGCATTGTTGTGGGTATACTATCTATTACAATCTTTCAACATCGATCTGCTTGGTATCCTATTTATTCCGATAGCCGTGCAGGAAATGGTTTTTGCAGTATGGCTTATCGTTAAAGGATTTGATCCACATGCCATCGATTATGGGGATGTCAATACAGATACAAATGAGATAAAATGA